A window of Candidatus Binatia bacterium genomic DNA:
GCGCGCGCAGCGGGCCGCACGGGCGGGGCGGCACGTCGACGTCCTGGCCGAGCAGGACGGCGAGCTTGCCGACGGCTTCGCGGCGCGCGGCGCGGGCGGCGCCGGCCTCGGCACGCGCGTGCGCCGCCGACGCGCGGGCGACCGCGACCTCGAGGATCGCGACGTCGCCCGCGCGATGGCGGCGCTCGGCTGCGCGCTGCAGCTCGTCGGCGCCGCTCGCCGCGTCCTCGGCGACGATCAGGAGCTCTTCCGCCGCACGCGCGCGCAGGAACGCTTCGGCGACCTCGCGCTGCGCCGTGCGCTGCGCGTCGTCGGCGCTCGCCTCCTCGCGCGCGACGTCGGCTGCGGCGGCGTCGATGCGCGCGGCGCGCGCGCCGCCGAGCTCGAACGCCTGGCTCAGCTTGGCGCGCACGTCGGTGGTGTCGCCCTCGTCCGAGAAGCGCGGTCCGGCGTCGGCCTCGATCTCGGGATTCGAGCGCAGCAGCCTGGAAGCGCCGGCGAGCTGCGCGCGCGCCTCGTCGATCCGCGCCCGCGCGGCGAGCACGGACGGCGCGCGCTCGCGCGCGATCTCGAGCGCGCGCTCGAGCGTCATGTCGCAGCTCGCGCCGTGCGCGGGCTGCGCGCAGATGTCGAACACGACGGCCGCGACGGCGGCGGCCGCAAGAGCACGAAGCATGTCTCCCTCGCTGGTCCGGGTCCCGCGCCGCTCGTGTGGGACGTCGGGACGCAAAGAGGATCGTCAGGCGAGGGAGATCGGGACGTGCAGGATCTCGCTCGGCGGCGCGGAGGCGTACTCGGGCGTGGGCTCGGCCGGCGGACAGGTCCGGCAGGCGGGAGCTGGAGCCTCGGTCACCGAGGCGCGCGCCATCGGCCGCGGGTGGAAGCAGCAGCTGCACTCGGTGCACGAGTCGGCGCAGCGCCCGCGCGCGTCGTCGTCGACGCAGCGCTCGCGGCACTCGACGTCGGCGACCAGCTCGAACGCGCCGCTCGCCTGAAAGGCGAACAGCGCGAGCGTCAAGCTCAAAACGAGCCGGGCGACCTTCACGGTAGCGGGAAGTATACGCAGGCGGGCGGGGCCTGGTCAAGCTCCCTCGGCCGTTCCGCGCTCCGGGAGCCGGCGCGAAAGGGGCCCGGGCGCGGGAAAGCGTCTGGACAACTCCCTGGCGTTGGAGAAAACGTTGCGCCCATGCGACCCGGCCCCGCAACGCTCGCTTGCTTGTGCGCCGCGCTCACGGTCGCGGCCTGCTCGGACGCGCAGAATCCGGGCGGATCCGGAGTGCAGAGCTCGCCCCGCGAGTGGCGCATGTACGGCGGCGGCTACGAGCGGACGTTCTTCAATCCGCACGAGACGCTGATCAACAAGGGGACGGTCTCGAAGCTCGTGCCGCTGTGGCGCTTCACGACCGGCGCGGTGGTGACGGCGTCGCCGGTCGTGGCCGAGATCGAGCTGCCGGGCGAGGGCTCGGTGCAGGCGCTCTACGTCCCGTCCTGGGACGGCATCCTCTATGCGCTGCGCACCCACGACGGCTCGCCGATCTGGACGTACCGCTTCAAGCCGCATCCGGGCGCGTCGTACCCGCAGGCGTCGTCCGGCGCGATCGCCGACGTCGACGGGCGGCGGCTGCTCTACGTCGGCAGCGGCATGACCATGTACTGCCTCGACGCGACCACCGGCGAGCTGGTCTGGCAGTTCGACGCGGGCACGGGCTGCGAGGACTGCGACTTCCTCACCGAGCGCAACGAGATCCTGTCCTCGCCCGCGGTGTTCGAGGGGCAGGTCTTTTTTGGCATGGACCTGAACGACTTCGGGCGCGGCAAGGGCGGCTTCTACAGCGTCGACGCGCGTCGCGGCACGCTGCGCTGGTACTTCGACCTCGAGACCGGCGCGACCTGCCGTCCGTTCGCCGACGACGAGGTGCGACGCTACGACGGCTACCACACCGCAGAAGAGCTCGGGCTGCCGAAGGACTTCTTCGCGACCCGCCCGGGCTGCGACCACGACCGCACCGGCACGGCGTGCGGCAACGTCTGGTCGTCGGCGACGATCGACGTCAAGCGCAGACTCGTCTACTCCGCGTCGAGCAACTGCGACACCGACGACGACCCGAGCACGCCCGACCCGCCGCCGCCCATGCCGCCCTTCGACGAGGCGATCTTCGCGCTCACCCTCGACGGCGCGCCGGTCTGGGTCTGGCGTCCGCGCGAGGTCGACAACGACGACCTCGCGATCGGCGGCGTGCCGAACCTCTTCGAGATCGAGATCGGCGGACGCGTGCGCGAGGTGGTGGGCGTCGGCGTCAAGGACGGCACGTACTACGTCCTCGACCGCGACGGCGTGAACGAGATCACCGGACGCGTCGAGCCCTACTGGCAGACGAAGGTCGTGCCGGGCGGCGACATCGGCGGCATCATCGCGAGCGCCGCGGTCGGCGAGGGCAAGGTGCTGTTCAGCACCGCGGTCGGCACCGACATCGCGAACCCGCAGCTCCCGGCCGCGTGGGGCCTGCGCGCGTCGGACGGCGCCGTGCTGTGGAGCAACCCCGACGCGCTGCCGAGCTTCGGCCCGACCACCGCGATTCCCGGCGTCGTCTTCATGGGCTCGATCGGCGGCTCGGTCTTCGCGTACGACTCGGACACCGGCGCGGAGCTCGCGCGCCTCGGCGTCGGCGGCCCTGCGTCGTCGGCGCCGGTCCTGGTCGGCGGCCGGCTCTACGTCGGCTCGGGCACCGGCGCGCGCGGCGGCTCGCCGGCGGAGATCGCGTTCCAGACCTCGCTCATCCCGAGCCCGGTGACCGCGTTCTGCATCGCCGGCACCGACGGCTGCCCCGAGACCGGCTCGTGCGACGACGGCAACACCTGCACGGTCGACGCGCGCGACGCGTCCGGCGCGTGCGAGAACGTCCCGCGCCCGAACGGCAGCGAGTGCACGATCGGCGCGTTCGAAGGCGCGTGCGTGGACGGCGTCTGCATCCTCGACGAGGCGATCTGCGACGACCTGAACCAGTGCACGACGGACGAGTTCGGCGCCGGCGGCTGTCGCTTCGTCGAGCGGCCGGACGGCACGCCGTGCGTGGTGCGCGACGACGCGGGAGTGTGCCAGTCGGGCCGCTGCGTGAAGCTGTGACGGTCGTCGTGCGCTGACGAACGGGACGCTCAGCTCGGCGATTCGCTGGCGAAGACTTCGCCACCGGGTAGGATCGCCGCGGAGCCACCCGATGTCCCCCGCAACGACCGCGGTCGCGAGCGGACTCACGCGACGCCAGGCCGACGAGGTCGTCGTGCTCCTCGCCGCGATGGGCATCGAAGCGGTGGCGGAGGCCGACGACGCGCGCGTGTACGCCGTCTACACCGGCGAGCTCGACGCCGAGCGCGCGCGGGCGCTGATCGCCGAGGAGTATCCGGCCGGCTTCGGGGCGAACGTCGATCGAGAGCAGGCGGCGGCGCGCGCGCAGCGCCACGCGCCGCCCGCGGGCGCGCTGTGGCTGCACCGCGACGTGTGGGCGGTCGCGCTCGTCGCCGCGGTGTGCGTCGGCTGGTTCTGGCTGCTGCACGGCGCAGGACGCGAGGTCACGCGCGCGCGACTCCTCGACTTCGGCGCCGTCACCTGGGACCAGGTGTGGCTCGGCGAGTGGTGGCGGCTCGCGAGCGCCGTCTTCGTCCACTTCGACGGCCCGCACCTCGTCACCAATCTTCTGACGCTCGCGATCCTGGGGCCGCCGCTCGCGCACCTCGTCGGACCGTGGCGCTTCCTGCTGATCTTCGCCTTGACGGGAATTGCGGGCAACGCGTTCAGCCACGTGTTCGCGCCGAGCGCGAGCCTGAAGGGTGGCGCGTCGGGCGGCATCGCGGGCGTGCTCGGCGCGCTCGCGGGGACGTCGCTCGATCCGGCGTGGGGCGGGCGCTTCAAGCGCTGGCAGGTGCTGGGCGCGCTCGCCGCGGTGTACGCGCTGCTGGTCGGCGCGGGGCCGGGAAGCGACAACGCGGCGCACCTCGGCGGGCTGCTCGCGGGCGTCGCGCTCGGACGCCTGCTCGCGCCGCGCTTGGCGCATCCGCAGCGTGATGCGAGCGCCTCGTCCGAGGCGTCCTCGCCGACGATCGATCCGAGGGCTCCCTCACGGGAGCAGGGCGCACGAACGGAGCACGACGCGCGACCCGAGTGAGGCGCGCGCGCCGCGTAGCTCGAAGCGCGACTCAGGACGTGCGTCTCACGCGAACGCCGGCATCACGCGCTCGACGAACAGCTCGAGCTGCTCGAGCTCGAACGGCGCCCGCAGCGCGAGGATCACCCACTCGGCGCCCGCGCGCTGGTACTCGCCGATGCGGTCGATCACCTGCTGCGGCGTGCCGATCAGCATGCTCGGACGGATGTACGGGAAGAGGCTCCCGAACTGGGCCGCGAGCTTCTCCTCGACGCGCGCGAGCTCGCTCTCGCGCTCGACGATCGCCGGACCGAGGTTGACGGTGCGCAGGATCGAGCGCGGGTCGCGCTTCTCGCGCTCGCACCAGCGGTCGAGCACCTCGCGCTTCTGCGCGAAGACCTCGGGCGCGACGAACGGGATGTTCCAGCCGTCGGCGTAGCGCGCGACCAGACGCAGCAGCCGCTTCTCGCCGCCGCCGCCGATCCAGATGCGCGGCCGCGCCTGCACGGGCTTCGGCGCCGAGTACGCGTCGGTGACGCGGTAGTACTTGCCCGCGAACGTCGTGCGCTCGTTCTCGAACATGCTGCGCACGATCTGCACGCCTTCCTCGAGCTGGTCGAGGCGGTCCTTGATCGGCAGGAACGGGATGCCGAAGGCGTCGAACTCCTGCTGGTGCCAGCCGGCGCCGAGGCCGCACTCCATGCGTCCGCCGCTCACGTGGTCGATGGTCGCGAGCGCCTTCGCGAGCACCGCCGGGTGGCGGTAGGGCACGCAGTAGACCAGGCAGCCGACACGGACGTTGCGCGTCTCGCAGGCGAGCGCCGTGTGCGCCGCGACCGCTTCCAAGCAGGGGCCGTCGAGGTCGGTGAACTGCGCCGGGTAGAAGTGGTCCCAGACCGAGACCCAGTGGAAGCCGCGCTCGTCGGCGAAGCGCCAGAGCGTGCGCAGCTCGTCGAGCGTGCACAGTTGCGGACCGGTGTGGATGCCGAACTTCATGTCGCGTCTGCCCTGGCGAACGGCTGAAGAAACGCCTTCCGAACGCCGATGTATGAGCGTGAAATCAGGGCCGGGAGAGCAACGCAAGCGCACGGACGTCCTGCTCGCGCTGCTGCTGTGTCTCGCGGTCGCCTGGTGGTTCGCGCCGCTGCTCGCGGGGCGCGCGATCGTCGCCGAGCCGGACATGCTCGCGGCGCTGCTGCCGCTGAAGTCGTTCCTCGCGCGCGCGATCGCCGAGGGCCGGTGGCCGCTGTGGAACCCCGACGCGGCGCTCGGCAAGCCGTTCCTCGCCGATCTGCTCGCGGGCGCGCTCTACCCGGGCAACCTGCTGCTCGCCGTGCCGCCGTTCTGGCGCGGGCTGAACTTGCTCTTCGTCGCACACTACGCGTTCACCGCGCTCGGCGCCTGGCTGCTGCTGCGCGTGTGGAGCTTGCCGCGGAGCGCGGCGCTGCTGGGGGCCGTGGTGTGGACCTTCGGCGGCACCATGGTGTCGCTCGGCAACGTGCTGAACCAGCTTCTGTCCGCCGCGTGGCTGCCGTGGATCCTGTGGGCGTGGCTCCGGCCGCGCGCGCTCGGCGTCAAGATCGCGCTCTCGTCGCTCGCGATGGGCATGGCGCTGCTCGCCGGTGGGCCGGAGATGGTGCTGGTGTCGGCGGCGGCGCTGGTGCTCACGAGCCGACATCCTGCGAGCCTCGTCGTGCCGCCGCTCGCGTTCGCCCTCGCGGCCGTCGAGCTGCTGCCGTTCGGTCACTACTTGACGGAGACCTGGCGCGGCACGTTCGGCTTCGACCCCGCGACCGCGATGCGCTACTCGGTGCCGCCGATCGACCTCGCGCAGCTCGCGCTCGCCTGGTGGCCGCCGTCGCCCGAGCGCTTCATGCCGCAGATCTACGTCGGGCCCGCGGTGCTCGCGCTCGCCGTCGCGGGCCTGCTCGCGTCGCGCACGGGACGTCTCTACTGGGCGCCCGTCGCGCTCGGCGCGCTGCTCGTCGTGATGGGCTCGCACACACCGGTCTATCCGTTCCTCCACGCGCACGTGCCGCTGTCGAATCTGCTGCGCTATCCCGAGAAGCTCTTCCTCGGCGTGCACGCGCTGCTCGCCGTGGGAGCCGCGTTCGGGCTCGCGGCGCTGCTCGCGGTCGCGCGGCGCCATGGTCGCGCGCGGCTCGCGACGCTGGCGAGCGTCGTGGTCGTCGCGGGCGTGTTCTTCGACCTCGCGCGCGCGAATCGCGACGTCCTCTACGCGCCGCAGCCGGCCGCGATCCTCGACCCGCCTGCCGTGGCGCGCGCGATCCTCGCGGACACCTCCACGCGTCAAGCAAGCAATGCTTCAGATGAGAGCGGAGCGGCGGTCGTCGGCGCGCCGCGCATCTACGCCAACCCGACCGGACGCTACATTCCGCGCTCGCTCGCCGCGGCGGTGGCGATCGATCGCAACCTGCCGTGGGGCGCGGTCGCCGAGCTCTACGGCCTCGCCAACGTCAACTCGCCGAGCTCGCTGAACCTCGTCAAGCACGAGCACCTGCACGAGATGCTCGCCGCCGTGCCGCGCGATCAGGCGCTGCGCGTGCTGGCCGCGCTCGGCACCGAGTACGTGACGAGCTTCGTCTGGCTCGATGGCACGCCCGGCCTGCGTCCGCTCGACGTCGAGGGCGAGTCGCTCGGCGTGCGCGCGTACGCCTTCGAGGATGCGCGGCCGCGCGCGTTCGTCGCGCAGCGCATCGAGATCGCGCCCGACGCGGAGCGCGCGCTCGAGCGCTTCGTCGCGCTCGCCGGCGAGGGCGCGGCGGACGTCGCGGTGCTGACGGCGCAAGGCGCGCGCTCGCTCGGCCTGCCCACGGCGTCCGCGATGGGAGCGGGCATGGGTGACGGCGCGGCGCGGGCCGCCGTGCGCCTGGTCGCGGATCGGCAGAGCGAGCTCGTCCTCGACGTCGATCTCGCCGACGACGGGTTGCTGGTCGTGAACGACACCTTCCTCGGCGGCTGGCGCGCGTCGGTCGACGGCGTCGAGGCGTCGATCGTCGAGGTGAACGGCCTCGTGCGCGGCGTCTGGCTGCGCGCGGGCGCGCACCGCGTCGTCCTGCGCTACCTGCCGCCGGGACTCCTCGCGGGTGCCGCCGTGACGCTGCTCGCGCTCGCGGCGCTCGGCGCGCTTGCGTGGCACGGGCGTCGCAGCGTCGCGCTCGCGCGGGCGGGCGCGCCAGCGCGCGGAGACGTCGCTGCGCCACACGAAGCGACCCCGCACGAAGCTTCTCCGGCCGTCGAGCCGGGCCGCCCGGAGCTTCCGGCGCCGAGCCGCTGAGCTGCGAGCTCGCGAGGGGAGGGCGGCCGCCGGTCGCCGCGGCGCTCGCCGGCGTCGGGCGTCGATGGTTGCCGCCCGCCCACGTGCGGACAGGACACGGCCGACGGCGAAACTTGAGATTGTCGTGCGGCGACGCGAATCCTGATTCCGTCGCTCCGCCCAGTGCGCTTCCACGACCCGCAAGAGATCGATCGTCCGGCATCGCGGCGCAGCGAGGCGAGAACGCGATGCTCGCCGCGCGGCTCGAGGAGCTCAGCGCGCGGCTCGAACGGATCGAGGCCGCGGCTTCCCCGCCGTCGCCCCAGCAAGTCGCGCAGCTGCGCTAGGAGCGCGCCAGCGCCGAGCGGCGCAGGGTGCCCCGCGGCGTTCCGCGCTTGCCGCAGCGCTCGCGCGCGACGTCGCCGTGCGCGCACACGCGGGCGCGCGCACGTCCGTCAGAGCGACAGCGTCGCAGCGGCCTGGCGCGGGTCGTGCCGTTCGTCGCGGCCCGTCACCGCGTCGCGCGCCTCCTCCGCGTTCACCGCGAACATCGGGAAGTACGACGCGACCCGGTCGTGGATGCAGTCCTCGGCGAAGTCGCCGATGTCCGCCCACGCGCAGGTCTCGCGCTCGAGCGGCGGCATCCAGCCCGTCGCCTCGGCGTGCTCGATCGCCTCGAGACCCTCGTCGAGCCGCGCGCCGTGCGTGTGCACGTAGACGTGGTGGTTGATGCACTCGATCGCGCGCAGCAGCGTCGTCTTCATGCCGCGCCGCCAGCCGGCGGTCGCGAGCACGCCCTGACGGCCGAGCGCCTTGACGGTGGCGCGGAACACCGGCGCGCCGACGTGGTCGAGGAAGATCGCGACGTCGCGGCCGCCGCCCGCCGTGCGCAACGCGTCGAGGAACGCTTCCTCCGAGCGCTTGTAGGCCTTGCGGTAGTCGCCGTCCGCGGCGTAGCGCGCCTCGTCGAACTCGAGGTCGGGGAACTCGCGCCGGTCGATCGGCTCGATGCCGAGCTGGCGGATGCGCGTCAGACGCTCGGGGCGTGACGCGATCATCGCGACGCGACAACCTTGCTGGCGTGCGAGCAGGAGCTCCGCGAGCGTCACGCCGCCGCCCCAGCCGACGACGAAGGGCTCGGGACACATCCGCTCCGTCATCTGCAGACGATAGGCGCCGTAGGCGAGCCGCCAGTTCGCCCACGCGGTCGGGAAGCGCAGCGAGAACGCCGCCCAGTCGCGCGGCGACCAGGCCGAGTCGCGCAGGATGTGGAGCAGGTTCTCGCGCCGCAGAACCAGGCGACGCGCGAGCACGCCGACCGTGCCGGGCGCGTCGTACGCGTACGCCTGGATCATGAAGCCGTGCTCGTCCTGCGTGCCGCTCGCGTTCAGGACCGCGACGTCGCCGGGGCGCACGTTGCGCACCGCGCGTCCGACCTCGAGGACGCGCATCGTGCCGGCGTTGCCGAGCACGATCCTGTCCTCGCCGCGCATCGCGCAGACGTCGATCGGGTCGCGCAGCACGGCGTGCGTCATGTTGCCTTCCCAGCAGCCGTAGAGCGGCTCCACGAGGATCCCGTCGTCGCCGAGATCGGGCAGCGTGATGGTCTCGAGCGAGAGCCGCCCCGGACCGCGCTCGTCCGGTCGCGCACGGTGCAGCACCCAGGCTTCGGTTTCGATCGGCATGGTTCCGTCCTCAGGCGGCGCGCTCGCGCGCGCGCGGCGCCACCTCGGCGAGGAAGCGCTCGAGCTCGGGTGCGATGCTCGGCGTGTCGCGCAGGAACGCGGCGTGCCCGATCGGGTTCGACAGCGTGACGTGACGCGACTCGACGCCGTTCTCGCGCAGCGCCGCGTCGATCTCGGCGATCTCGTTCGGCGGGTAGCGCCAGTCCTGCGCGAAGCCGAGCAGCAGCGCGCGACCGCGGAAGCCGGCGAGCGCTTCGGCGAGGCTCGCGCGGCCGCGCGAGAGGTCGAAGTAGTCGTTGGCGCGCGCGAGGTAGAGCAGCGCGTTCGCGTCGAGCACGACGTTCTGCGGCTGGCCGAGGCGCAGCAGCAGACGCTCGATCTCGAAGTCGGGCTCGAAGCTGTACGACAGACGTCGCGGGCGAGCGAGATCGGGCCCGAGCTTGCGCTGCAGCAGGTTGCGGTCCTGCCAGAAGAGCGCGCCGAACATCGTCAGGAGCCCGATGCCCGCGGTCGGCGGCTCGCCGTCATAGTAGTCGCCGCCGTTCCAGCGCGGGTCGCGCATGATCGCCTCGCGGCCGATCAGCGACAGCGCCACCGTGTGCACGGACGCGCGCGGCGTCGCGCTGATCACGATCGCGTTGGCGACGCGCTCGGGCTTGCTCGCCATCCACGTCCTGCGGCGTCAAGCGCAAAAGGCTCCACAGGTCGCTGGTCGAGAAGTTGCCGATCCGACGCAGATCGTCGCGCACTGCGGGCGGCAGCGCGTCCCAGCGCGGCAGGTCCTCGCGCCGCAGCGGCTGCGAGGTCGCGAGCAGCAGCAGGTCGGGCTCCTCGTCGCCGTGCGCGAAGCCGTAGACGTAGGGGAACTCGCTGCGCACCGCGGCGAGGATCGACGCCAGATCCTCGGGCGGCATGGCGTAGAGCTGCACCCACTGCAGCAGGCGTCCGCCCTCGCGCAGCGACGCGCGCGCGATGGCGAAGAACTCGCGCGTGAAGAGGTTCGAGACGCCGGTCATCCAGGGGTTCGAGGGCTCGGAGACGACGACGTCGTACGTGCCCGGGTGGGCCGCGAGGTGCGCGCGTCCGTCGTCGAGGAAGACGTGCACGCGCGGGTCGTCGAGCGGGCGTCCGCTCTCGTTCGCGAAGAAGCGCTCGGCTTCGAGGATCGCGGGCTCGATCTCGACGACGTCGAGCCGCTCCACCGGATGGCGCGCAACCGACCCGGCGGTGACGCCGGATGCGTAGCCGATCACGACGACGCGCTTCGCCGGCGGTCCGAAGAGCAGCGGCAGCTCGCCGAGCAGCACCTGCGTCGACATGTCGCCGCGGTTCGAGGCGTCGGCCTTGCCGTTGACGCGCAGCTCGATGCCGCCCTGCTCGCGGTGCACGGACACCGTGCTGCTCGTGCCGTCGCGGTAGTAGAGGATCTCGTTCTGCGGCACGCCCTCGAGCGGCACGTCCGGTAGCCCGAAGTCGAGCACCAGCTCGGGCCCGCGGAACGCGCCGCGCGTGAGCGCGGTGGCGTCGAACGGCAGCGGCACGAGGAGCAGCGCGAGCGCGCCGGCGAGCGCCGCGACGCCGAGCGGACGCGCGAGCGACGTGCGCGCCGCGCCTTGCGCGGGCGCGGCTTCTTCACTGCGCCGCGACAGCAGCACGACGCCCGCCGTCGCGAGGTTGATCGCGGAGGCGAGCGCGAGCGTGCCGCGCAGCCCGATCGTCGGCACGAGCACGAATCCCGCGGCGAAGGCGCCCGCCGCGGAGCCGAGCGTGTTCGCGAAGTACACGCGGCCGACGGCCGCGCCCGTCGTCGGTGCGGTCTCGGCGACGAGCCGCGTGATCAGCGGGAAGAGCGCGCCGAGCACGAGCGTCGCCGGGAGCTGCACGACCACGCAGAGCAGCACCTGCAGCACGACGAGCCGCGTGCCGATCGGGCCGGTCGTGCGCATCAGCTCGAGGAACGCAGCCGGCAGCAACGGCAGCACGAGCATCACCGCGAGCGACACCACGCCGAGCACCGCGAGCCCGCCGGCGAGCAGCGCCGCTGGCTTGCGCGTCCGGTCGACGATGCGGCGCGCGGCGAGGCTGCCGAGCGCGATGCCGGCGAGGAACGCGCCGAGCATGGCCGAGAAGGCGTAGATCGACGAGCCGAGGACGAGCGCCAGCGCGCGCGTCCAGCAGACCTCGTAGACCAGCGCCGTGAAGCCGACGGTGGCGTACGCGGCGAGGAGCAGCGCTGCGGGTTGCGTGACGCTCGCGGCGCGTGACGCGTCCGCGGCTGGTGCCGCGGCGGTTCGCTCTGCCGCGGCTGGCGCGGCGACGTCGGACGCGGCGGCCGGCGTCGCGGTCGCCTCGCCGACGGGCACGCGGCGCGCGAGCGTCGCGAGCGCCAGCACGCCGACCGCGACGTCGAGCAGCGCGCCGAGCGCGTTCGAGCGCCAGAGCCCGAGCAGCGGAAAGAGCACGAAGGCCGTCGCGAACACGCCCGCGACCGCGCCGAGCGTGTTGACGCCGTAGAGCACGGCGGTGCGCTCGCCGATGCGCGGGTCGTCGCGCGTGACCGCGCTCACCAGGATCGGCAGCGTCGCGCCCATCAGCACCGTCGGCACGAGCAGCACGGCGAGCGCGAGCGCGAAGCGTCCGAGGACGAGCGGCCAGAAGCCGAGTCCGCCGAGCCAGCCGCGTGCGAGCGTTCCGACGCCGTCAAGCACAAGCGGCACCGCGAGCGCGAACAGACCGATCACGATCTCGATCCAGGCGTAGGCGCGGATGCCGTTGCGGATCCGGTGCGCGACCCGTCCGCCCGCGAGCCCGCCGAGCCCGAGTCCGAGCATGTAGGCGACGAGGATCGTGCTCGCGGCGAGCGTCGTCGATCCGAAGAGCAGTCGCAGCTCGCGCGTCCACACCACCTCGAGCACGAGGCTTGCGAGTCCGGAGAGAAAGAAGAACGAGCCGAGGAGCAGCAGG
This region includes:
- a CDS encoding TolC family protein produces the protein MLRALAAAAVAAVVFDICAQPAHGASCDMTLERALEIARERAPSVLAARARIDEARAQLAGASRLLRSNPEIEADAGPRFSDEGDTTDVRAKLSQAFELGGARAARIDAAAADVAREEASADDAQRTAQREVAEAFLRARAAEELLIVAEDAASGADELQRAAERRHRAGDVAILEVAVARASAAHARAEAGAARAARREAVGKLAVLLGQDVDVPPRPCGPLRAPEPLELPELLRRAPERGDLRALGAEIGAAEAEARLGAARAWPELRIGTEYKREEGDDIYLGGVGFSVPIFDRGEAARAAAEARARRLRLELAAAERAVSADVRTAWEVQRELDAAAGELERVVPELDDAEKLARASYDAGELSLADFLQLRRETLELRRARIEHALAAALARVAVQAQARVLR
- a CDS encoding PQQ-binding-like beta-propeller repeat protein encodes the protein MQSSPREWRMYGGGYERTFFNPHETLINKGTVSKLVPLWRFTTGAVVTASPVVAEIELPGEGSVQALYVPSWDGILYALRTHDGSPIWTYRFKPHPGASYPQASSGAIADVDGRRLLYVGSGMTMYCLDATTGELVWQFDAGTGCEDCDFLTERNEILSSPAVFEGQVFFGMDLNDFGRGKGGFYSVDARRGTLRWYFDLETGATCRPFADDEVRRYDGYHTAEELGLPKDFFATRPGCDHDRTGTACGNVWSSATIDVKRRLVYSASSNCDTDDDPSTPDPPPPMPPFDEAIFALTLDGAPVWVWRPREVDNDDLAIGGVPNLFEIEIGGRVREVVGVGVKDGTYYVLDRDGVNEITGRVEPYWQTKVVPGGDIGGIIASAAVGEGKVLFSTAVGTDIANPQLPAAWGLRASDGAVLWSNPDALPSFGPTTAIPGVVFMGSIGGSVFAYDSDTGAELARLGVGGPASSAPVLVGGRLYVGSGTGARGGSPAEIAFQTSLIPSPVTAFCIAGTDGCPETGSCDDGNTCTVDARDASGACENVPRPNGSECTIGAFEGACVDGVCILDEAICDDLNQCTTDEFGAGGCRFVERPDGTPCVVRDDAGVCQSGRCVKL
- a CDS encoding rhomboid family intramembrane serine protease; amino-acid sequence: MSPATTAVASGLTRRQADEVVVLLAAMGIEAVAEADDARVYAVYTGELDAERARALIAEEYPAGFGANVDREQAAARAQRHAPPAGALWLHRDVWAVALVAAVCVGWFWLLHGAGREVTRARLLDFGAVTWDQVWLGEWWRLASAVFVHFDGPHLVTNLLTLAILGPPLAHLVGPWRFLLIFALTGIAGNAFSHVFAPSASLKGGASGGIAGVLGALAGTSLDPAWGGRFKRWQVLGALAAVYALLVGAGPGSDNAAHLGGLLAGVALGRLLAPRLAHPQRDASASSEASSPTIDPRAPSREQGARTEHDARPE
- a CDS encoding TIGR03560 family F420-dependent LLM class oxidoreductase — its product is MKFGIHTGPQLCTLDELRTLWRFADERGFHWVSVWDHFYPAQFTDLDGPCLEAVAAHTALACETRNVRVGCLVYCVPYRHPAVLAKALATIDHVSGGRMECGLGAGWHQQEFDAFGIPFLPIKDRLDQLEEGVQIVRSMFENERTTFAGKYYRVTDAYSAPKPVQARPRIWIGGGGEKRLLRLVARYADGWNIPFVAPEVFAQKREVLDRWCEREKRDPRSILRTVNLGPAIVERESELARVEEKLAAQFGSLFPYIRPSMLIGTPQQVIDRIGEYQRAGAEWVILALRAPFELEQLELFVERVMPAFA
- a CDS encoding YfhO family protein, translated to MSVKSGPGEQRKRTDVLLALLLCLAVAWWFAPLLAGRAIVAEPDMLAALLPLKSFLARAIAEGRWPLWNPDAALGKPFLADLLAGALYPGNLLLAVPPFWRGLNLLFVAHYAFTALGAWLLLRVWSLPRSAALLGAVVWTFGGTMVSLGNVLNQLLSAAWLPWILWAWLRPRALGVKIALSSLAMGMALLAGGPEMVLVSAAALVLTSRHPASLVVPPLAFALAAVELLPFGHYLTETWRGTFGFDPATAMRYSVPPIDLAQLALAWWPPSPERFMPQIYVGPAVLALAVAGLLASRTGRLYWAPVALGALLVVMGSHTPVYPFLHAHVPLSNLLRYPEKLFLGVHALLAVGAAFGLAALLAVARRHGRARLATLASVVVVAGVFFDLARANRDVLYAPQPAAILDPPAVARAILADTSTRQASNASDESGAAVVGAPRIYANPTGRYIPRSLAAAVAIDRNLPWGAVAELYGLANVNSPSSLNLVKHEHLHEMLAAVPRDQALRVLAALGTEYVTSFVWLDGTPGLRPLDVEGESLGVRAYAFEDARPRAFVAQRIEIAPDAERALERFVALAGEGAADVAVLTAQGARSLGLPTASAMGAGMGDGAARAAVRLVADRQSELVLDVDLADDGLLVVNDTFLGGWRASVDGVEASIVEVNGLVRGVWLRAGAHRVVLRYLPPGLLAGAAVTLLALAALGALAWHGRRSVALARAGAPARGDVAAPHEATPHEASPAVEPGRPELPAPSR
- a CDS encoding zinc-binding alcohol dehydrogenase family protein, which encodes MPIETEAWVLHRARPDERGPGRLSLETITLPDLGDDGILVEPLYGCWEGNMTHAVLRDPIDVCAMRGEDRIVLGNAGTMRVLEVGRAVRNVRPGDVAVLNASGTQDEHGFMIQAYAYDAPGTVGVLARRLVLRRENLLHILRDSAWSPRDWAAFSLRFPTAWANWRLAYGAYRLQMTERMCPEPFVVGWGGGVTLAELLLARQQGCRVAMIASRPERLTRIRQLGIEPIDRREFPDLEFDEARYAADGDYRKAYKRSEEAFLDALRTAGGGRDVAIFLDHVGAPVFRATVKALGRQGVLATAGWRRGMKTTLLRAIECINHHVYVHTHGARLDEGLEAIEHAEATGWMPPLERETCAWADIGDFAEDCIHDRVASYFPMFAVNAEEARDAVTGRDERHDPRQAAATLSL